A window from Pseudomonadota bacterium encodes these proteins:
- a CDS encoding MFS transporter, translating into MLRSHAISSTRPSGETRLTDRSDAPLSTQRPEPAGQYALLGASVLLAMGLWFSASAVVPQLASEWSLAANQLGWLTASVQLGFVVGALASAFTGLADRIPIHWLIAVSAALAALANAAIALPATGFEGTLILRGLTGMLLAGVYPPGMKLVASWTRRRRGLYVGMLIGALTVGSSMPHLLNAAFAGAGDSAPAAWRVIVLGASGLALVGSALALPLRPGPFAAPPGSRSFRWREVPALIGARDVRLANLGYLGHMWELYAMWTWVPLYLSLSFASGGLPEGAARWVAFATIAAGAPACVLAGWFADRLGRTAVTAIAMGVSGVSALAAAASFAHPVLLSAICLLWGAAVIADSAQFSAAVTELTPPHRIGTALTLQTALGFLLTMVTVQLLPVVAERASWPVAMAVLAIGPAVGAAAMLRLRALPQATAMAGGRR; encoded by the coding sequence ATGCTACGATCCCATGCGATCAGCTCTACGCGACCAAGCGGAGAAACTCGCCTGACCGATCGAAGCGACGCGCCGCTCAGCACGCAGCGCCCCGAGCCCGCAGGTCAGTACGCCTTGCTCGGCGCAAGCGTGCTGCTCGCTATGGGCCTATGGTTCTCAGCGTCGGCAGTGGTGCCACAGCTTGCCAGCGAGTGGTCACTGGCAGCCAACCAGCTGGGCTGGCTGACCGCCAGCGTTCAGCTAGGGTTCGTCGTGGGGGCCCTCGCGAGCGCTTTTACGGGCCTTGCCGATCGCATTCCCATACATTGGCTCATCGCCGTCAGCGCCGCACTCGCGGCCCTGGCCAACGCGGCCATCGCCCTGCCCGCCACGGGCTTCGAGGGAACCCTGATCCTACGCGGGCTCACCGGAATGCTGCTAGCAGGTGTCTATCCGCCCGGCATGAAGCTCGTTGCCAGCTGGACACGACGGCGGCGTGGTCTCTACGTCGGCATGTTGATCGGCGCCCTTACGGTGGGCTCCTCCATGCCCCACCTGCTCAACGCAGCCTTCGCCGGTGCTGGCGACAGCGCGCCTGCGGCCTGGCGAGTGATCGTGCTGGGTGCTAGCGGACTGGCGCTAGTGGGCAGCGCCCTCGCCCTGCCCTTGCGCCCGGGCCCCTTTGCTGCCCCCCCTGGTAGCCGGTCCTTTAGGTGGCGTGAAGTCCCTGCGCTGATAGGTGCCCGCGACGTGCGCTTGGCGAATCTTGGCTACCTCGGTCATATGTGGGAGCTCTACGCCATGTGGACCTGGGTGCCCCTTTACCTGTCCTTGTCCTTCGCTTCCGGTGGACTGCCTGAAGGCGCAGCGCGCTGGGTGGCGTTCGCCACGATCGCAGCCGGAGCACCCGCCTGCGTCTTGGCCGGCTGGTTCGCAGATCGCCTGGGCCGCACCGCCGTCACCGCCATTGCGATGGGAGTGTCAGGAGTCTCCGCCCTCGCCGCCGCCGCGAGCTTCGCCCATCCGGTCCTGCTGTCGGCCATCTGTCTGCTTTGGGGCGCCGCCGTGATCGCTGACAGCGCTCAGTTCAGCGCAGCGGTCACGGAACTCACCCCGCCCCACCGCATCGGCACGGCACTGACCCTGCAAACTGCCCTCGGCTTCCTGCTGACGATGGTGACCGTCCAGCTCCTGCCCGTGGTGGCCGAACGCGCCAGCTGGCCTGTGGCAATGGCTGTGCTCGCGATCGGCCCGGCGGTCGGCGCGGCGGCGATGCTCCGCCTACGTGCGCTGCCGCAGGCGACAGCCATGGCCGGCGGGCGCCGCTGA
- a CDS encoding AAA family ATPase — MAEKQGVGENGLSTLAVANYRSLRELIAPLGGLNVVCGANGSGKSNLYRALRLLAAAAADGPVGPLAREGGLSSVLWAGPETVGARMRRGEVPVQGQPRQHVVRLRLGFGADDFGYAIGLGLPDSNPQVVLADGSRRSSHFGRDPQIKHECIWAGPAWRPASTLLERRGPMVRVRRGREWHVVTQHMSAFDSVLTHLADPEQAPEVLTLRERMRAWRFYDHLRTDAEAPARQPQVGTRTTALDDEGRHLAAALETIREIGDVAALDEAIDYAFPGTSVDVQASEAGWLSVRLHQAGLLRPLDASELSDGTLRYLLLVAALLTPRPPPLMVLNEPETSLHPDLLPALARLIVTASSRTQVWVVSHASRLIAALEEAEHCQTLQLEREMGETAVGGQSMLDQPPWQWPEGRK; from the coding sequence ATGGCAGAGAAACAGGGCGTAGGCGAGAACGGCTTGAGCACCCTCGCCGTGGCCAACTATCGCTCCCTGCGCGAACTCATCGCGCCGTTGGGCGGGCTGAACGTGGTCTGCGGTGCGAATGGCAGCGGCAAATCGAACCTCTACCGAGCCCTGCGCCTGCTGGCCGCGGCGGCGGCCGATGGCCCCGTGGGGCCGCTGGCGCGCGAGGGCGGCTTGTCCTCTGTGCTGTGGGCAGGGCCGGAGACCGTCGGCGCTCGCATGCGCCGCGGGGAGGTGCCGGTGCAGGGACAACCCCGCCAGCACGTGGTGCGCCTGCGTTTGGGTTTCGGTGCCGATGACTTCGGCTATGCCATCGGCCTAGGGCTTCCCGACTCCAATCCGCAGGTGGTGCTCGCCGACGGCAGCCGACGTAGCTCGCACTTTGGTCGTGATCCTCAGATTAAGCACGAGTGCATCTGGGCCGGGCCCGCGTGGCGCCCTGCCTCCACCCTATTGGAGCGGCGTGGACCGATGGTGCGCGTGCGGCGAGGGCGCGAGTGGCACGTCGTGACCCAACACATGAGCGCCTTCGACAGCGTGCTCACCCACCTCGCCGACCCCGAGCAGGCGCCGGAGGTGCTCACGCTGCGAGAGCGCATGCGCGCGTGGCGCTTCTACGATCACCTGCGGACCGATGCCGAGGCGCCCGCGCGGCAGCCTCAGGTGGGCACGCGCACCACCGCGCTCGACGATGAAGGTCGCCACCTAGCGGCCGCGTTGGAGACTATCCGTGAGATCGGCGACGTCGCTGCCCTCGACGAGGCCATCGACTACGCGTTCCCGGGCACATCAGTGGACGTTCAGGCGAGCGAGGCCGGGTGGCTCTCCGTGCGCTTGCATCAGGCTGGGCTGCTCCGGCCCTTGGATGCGAGTGAGCTTTCCGATGGGACTCTGCGCTACCTGCTCCTAGTGGCGGCCCTACTCACCCCGCGCCCGCCGCCGCTGATGGTGCTCAACGAGCCGGAGACTAGCCTCCATCCAGATCTATTGCCTGCATTGGCAAGGTTGATCGTTACGGCTTCGTCGCGCACGCAGGTGTGGGTGGTCTCTCACGCGTCGCGCTTGATCGCCGCCCTCGAGGAGGCCGAGCATTGCCAGACGCTGCAGCTAGAGCGTGAGATGGGGGAGACGGCCGTGGGCGGGCAATCGATGCTCGATCAGCCGCCCTGGCAGTGGCCCGAGGGACGAAAGTAG
- a CDS encoding glycerophosphodiester phosphodiesterase family protein — protein MSSTLSPPPQVPEPIIIAHRGASARAPEHTLSSYREAILAGADFIEPDLVLTRDGVLVARHENTLEDTTDVAERGQFANRRTTKRVDGAERTDWFAEDFTLAELRTLRARERLPDLRPHNDQRFPAERIPTLGEIIGLVREFERKGRLVGLYTETKHPTYFAHEGRRIDGTPIHRSISQVLIDTLREAHFIDPSRVFIQSFEIENLLLLGQRIMPAAGVELPLVQLLGDLGNAPQAPDFAFAHPWDTVYHAKAGHHPEECYGALAACLGMARGEALTYESLTTGDALSAIARAYAAALGPWITAVLPRKLRGRTGDSARLPQLTGEVHPLLANAKAAGLAVHAYTLRPETVFRVLGEDGDTLSAEQELVKLWVAGVGGVFADDPGPAVEARRVFTQA, from the coding sequence ATGTCGAGCACCCTGTCGCCGCCACCGCAGGTCCCAGAGCCGATCATCATCGCCCACCGCGGGGCGAGCGCTCGGGCGCCCGAGCACACGCTTTCGTCCTATCGCGAGGCGATTCTAGCCGGCGCCGACTTTATCGAACCCGATTTGGTACTTACGCGCGACGGTGTGCTGGTGGCGCGTCATGAGAATACGCTAGAGGACACCACCGACGTCGCCGAGCGTGGGCAGTTCGCCAATCGCCGAACGACTAAACGGGTGGACGGCGCAGAGAGAACAGACTGGTTCGCAGAGGACTTCACCCTCGCCGAACTGCGCACGCTGCGCGCCCGGGAACGCCTACCCGACCTCCGTCCCCACAACGACCAGCGCTTTCCCGCCGAGCGCATTCCCACCCTGGGGGAGATCATCGGGCTCGTGCGGGAGTTCGAGCGCAAGGGCCGGTTGGTCGGGCTCTATACGGAGACCAAGCACCCCACCTACTTCGCCCACGAGGGGCGCCGCATCGACGGGACGCCAATCCACCGGTCCATCAGCCAGGTGCTTATCGACACGCTGAGGGAGGCGCATTTTATCGACCCGTCGCGCGTGTTCATCCAGTCCTTCGAAATCGAAAACTTGCTGCTGCTCGGCCAACGCATCATGCCGGCGGCGGGGGTCGAGTTGCCCCTGGTGCAGCTGCTTGGGGATCTCGGCAATGCGCCCCAAGCCCCCGACTTCGCCTTCGCTCATCCTTGGGACACGGTGTACCACGCTAAGGCCGGTCATCACCCCGAGGAGTGTTACGGCGCGTTGGCCGCCTGCCTCGGGATGGCGCGGGGCGAAGCGCTCACCTACGAGTCGCTCACCACCGGTGACGCCCTGTCCGCGATCGCGAGGGCCTACGCCGCGGCGCTCGGACCGTGGATTACGGCCGTGTTGCCACGCAAGCTGCGCGGGCGCACGGGTGATTCGGCAAGGCTGCCTCAACTGACTGGGGAGGTCCACCCGCTGCTCGCCAACGCCAAAGCAGCGGGCCTTGCCGTGCACGCCTACACCCTGCGTCCAGAGACGGTCTTCCGCGTGCTAGGAGAAGACGGTGACACGCTGAGTGCAGAGCAGGAGCTAGTGAAGCTGTGGGTGGCGGGGGTGGGAGGCGTATTCGCGGACGACCCAGGGCCAGCGGTCGAGGCGCGTCGGGTGTTTACGCAGGCCTAG
- a CDS encoding transcriptional regulator produces the protein MAESRKRGAARKSPASSRAPRKLAALEAVSSSIGQGPDSDHDKLIYERIRLGIVSALAVNDMLTFTELKQLFGLTDGNLAGHARKLEQAGYVSCRKVFEGRTPRSEYRLLSRGRRALERYLEHMESLIAATRDR, from the coding sequence GTGGCTGAATCGCGAAAGCGCGGCGCGGCGCGCAAGTCGCCTGCATCGTCTCGTGCGCCGCGCAAGCTCGCGGCCCTGGAGGCGGTGAGCAGCAGCATTGGGCAGGGGCCAGACAGCGATCACGATAAGCTCATCTATGAACGCATCCGCCTCGGCATCGTCAGCGCCCTGGCGGTGAATGACATGCTCACGTTCACTGAGTTGAAGCAGCTGTTCGGTCTTACAGATGGCAACCTCGCCGGCCATGCACGCAAGCTGGAACAGGCCGGATACGTGTCTTGCCGCAAGGTCTTCGAGGGCCGCACTCCGCGCAGCGAGTATCGCTTGCTGAGCAGGGGCCGCCGTGCCCTCGAGCGTTATCTCGAGCACATGGAGTCGCTGATCGCTGCGACCCGAGATCGGTGA